From the genome of Nicotiana sylvestris chromosome 2, ASM39365v2, whole genome shotgun sequence, one region includes:
- the LOC104239543 gene encoding nuclear transport factor 2-like isoform X2, translating into MVLWKGAKQPVNSVAQAPAPQSSIPTASGGNVPESKVSQAGAEGHSIYVRNLPLNVTIAQLEVEFKRFGPIKQGVVQVRSNRQQGFCFGFVEFEDLSSMNRAIQASPVTIGGHQADVEIKRTTTRVGSGRGRFPSGRGGYRNDNFRGRGNFSGGRGYGRNDFVGEREFQVVEGVREDEVVKVTNKEEGEVVGEVA; encoded by the exons ATGGTTCTTTGGAAG GGTGCAAAGCAGCCTGTTAATTCAGTTGCACAAGCTCCTGCTCCTCAATCATCAATTCCGACTGCCTCCGGTGGCAATGTACCTGAATCTAAAGTTTCCCAGGCCGGAG CTGAGGGGCACTCCATTTATGTCCGCAATTTGCCTCTGAATGTTACTATTGCTCAACTTGAGGTTGAATTTAAGAGATTTGGACCCATTAAGCAAGGAGTTGTACAAGTTAGAAGTAATAGG CAACAAGGATTCTGCTTTGGGTTTGTtgaatttgaagatttgagctcCATGAACAGAGCGATACAG GCATCACCTGTTACCATTGGAGGCCATCAAGCTGATGTTGAGATAAAGAGAACCACAACTAGAG TTGGTAGTGGGAGAGGCCGTTTCCCTTCTGGTAGAGGGGGATACCGAAATGACAATTTCAGGGGCCGTGGAAACTTTAGTGGAGGTAGAGGCTATGGTAGAAATGACTTTGTTGGAGAACGTGAATTCCAGGTCGTGGAAGGAGTCAGGGAGGACGAAGTGGTGAAGGTTACCAACAAGGAAGAGGGAGAGGTGGTCGGAGAGGTGGCCTAA
- the LOC104239543 gene encoding nuclear transport factor 2-like isoform X1, with the protein MSSFFLAPQDKGYFVLNDVLRYVEGNDTVNSSEIVNGVEDVPPVHMTSDPEPADVLDPPNHGQPSSHAAEEIQIVEEVVHGSLEAEGHSIYVRNLPLNVTIAQLEVEFKRFGPIKQGVVQVRSNRQQGFCFGFVEFEDLSSMNRAIQASPVTIGGHQADVEIKRTTTRVGSGRGRFPSGRGGYRNDNFRGRGNFSGGRGYGRNDFVGEREFQVVEGVREDEVVKVTNKEEGEVVGEVA; encoded by the exons ATGTCTTCATTTTTCCTTGCTCCACAGGACAAAGGGTACTTTGTTTTGAATGATGTTCTTAGGTATGTAGAAGGAAATGATACTGTTAACAGTTCAGAAATTGTCAATGGAGTCGAGGATGTACCACCCGTGCATATGACGTCCGATCCAG aacCAGCTGATGTGCTTGATCCTCCAAATCACGGACAGCCGAGCTCTCATGCAGCAGAAGAAATTCAAATTGTTGAGGAAGTAGTTCATGGTTCTTTGGAAG CTGAGGGGCACTCCATTTATGTCCGCAATTTGCCTCTGAATGTTACTATTGCTCAACTTGAGGTTGAATTTAAGAGATTTGGACCCATTAAGCAAGGAGTTGTACAAGTTAGAAGTAATAGG CAACAAGGATTCTGCTTTGGGTTTGTtgaatttgaagatttgagctcCATGAACAGAGCGATACAG GCATCACCTGTTACCATTGGAGGCCATCAAGCTGATGTTGAGATAAAGAGAACCACAACTAGAG TTGGTAGTGGGAGAGGCCGTTTCCCTTCTGGTAGAGGGGGATACCGAAATGACAATTTCAGGGGCCGTGGAAACTTTAGTGGAGGTAGAGGCTATGGTAGAAATGACTTTGTTGGAGAACGTGAATTCCAGGTCGTGGAAGGAGTCAGGGAGGACGAAGTGGTGAAGGTTACCAACAAGGAAGAGGGAGAGGTGGTCGGAGAGGTGGCCTAA
- the LOC104239543 gene encoding nuclear transport factor 2-like isoform X3: MTSDPEPADVLDPPNHGQPSSHAAEEIQIVEEVVHGSLEAEGHSIYVRNLPLNVTIAQLEVEFKRFGPIKQGVVQVRSNRQQGFCFGFVEFEDLSSMNRAIQASPVTIGGHQADVEIKRTTTRVGSGRGRFPSGRGGYRNDNFRGRGNFSGGRGYGRNDFVGEREFQVVEGVREDEVVKVTNKEEGEVVGEVA; the protein is encoded by the exons ATGACGTCCGATCCAG aacCAGCTGATGTGCTTGATCCTCCAAATCACGGACAGCCGAGCTCTCATGCAGCAGAAGAAATTCAAATTGTTGAGGAAGTAGTTCATGGTTCTTTGGAAG CTGAGGGGCACTCCATTTATGTCCGCAATTTGCCTCTGAATGTTACTATTGCTCAACTTGAGGTTGAATTTAAGAGATTTGGACCCATTAAGCAAGGAGTTGTACAAGTTAGAAGTAATAGG CAACAAGGATTCTGCTTTGGGTTTGTtgaatttgaagatttgagctcCATGAACAGAGCGATACAG GCATCACCTGTTACCATTGGAGGCCATCAAGCTGATGTTGAGATAAAGAGAACCACAACTAGAG TTGGTAGTGGGAGAGGCCGTTTCCCTTCTGGTAGAGGGGGATACCGAAATGACAATTTCAGGGGCCGTGGAAACTTTAGTGGAGGTAGAGGCTATGGTAGAAATGACTTTGTTGGAGAACGTGAATTCCAGGTCGTGGAAGGAGTCAGGGAGGACGAAGTGGTGAAGGTTACCAACAAGGAAGAGGGAGAGGTGGTCGGAGAGGTGGCCTAA
- the LOC138882472 gene encoding uncharacterized protein codes for MKAQELADHLAENPVDEEYEPLKTYFSDEEVMHINDVEQVENPGWKLFFDGAANMKGVGIGAVLISEIGYHYPITAQLRFYYTNNMAKYEACILDLRLAVDMGVQEVLVLGDSNLLVHQIQGEWEIRDIKLILYRQCLHDLCQRFQSIEFRHI; via the coding sequence atgaaagcccaagagTTGGctgaccatttggccgagaacccggtggatgaagaatatgaacctttgaagacttacttctctgatgaagaggtaatgcacattaaTGATGTTGAACAGGTTGAAAATCCCgggtggaaacttttctttgatggggctgctaacatgaaaggcgttgggataggagcggtacttatttctgaaatagggtaTCACTACCCTATTAcagctcaacttcgtttctactatactaacaacatggctaagTACGAGGCGTGCATCTTGGATTTGAGGTTAGCcgtagacatgggtgtccaggaagtcttggtcttgggagactcaaaCCTTCTagtgcaccaaattcaaggagaatgggaaatacgGGATATAAAGCTCATactgtaccgacaatgtttgcatgatctttgtcaacggtttcaatcaatagagtttaggcatatttaa
- the LOC138882503 gene encoding uncharacterized protein, with amino-acid sequence MFRKVKSLEQSFKNMQGLGGQVSVAYKYICLFPDVQLSVGFKMPKFDLYDGHSDPMAHLRGFCSKMRGAGRKDELLMAYFNQSLSGSVLEWYTRQDHGRWYTWDDLAQAFACHFQYNLEIILDRLYLTKIEKKPGESFREYDFRWREQAAKVDPPMKESEMVDYFQQALEPTYFGYLVSAIGKSFNGVVKMGAMVEEGLKSNKIMSYLTIKATTEAIQNGTGGVIGKKKKEDVVTIDSEA; translated from the coding sequence ATGTTTAGGAAAGTTAAGAGCTTGGAACAGTCATTCAAGAATATGCAGGGGTtgggaggtcaggtaagcgtggcttacaaataTATATGTTTATTTCCAGATGTTCAATTGTCGgtggggtttaagatgcccaagtttgatttgtatgatgggcacagtgatccaatggcgcatttgagaggtttttgtagcaaaatgaggggagctggcaGGAAAGACGAGttactaatggcatatttcaaTCAAAGTCTGAGTGGTTCGGTGCTGGAGTGGTATACTCGGCAAGATCAcggcaggtggtacacatgggatgatctagcccaagcattcgcttgccattttcagtataacctCGAGATTATCCTAGATCGCCTGTatttgacaaagattgagaaaaagcctggtgaaagttttagagagtacgactttcgttggagagagcaagcagcgaaggttgaccctccgatgaaagaaagtgaaatggtggattatttccaGCAGGCCTTAGAGCCTACTTATTTCGGCTATCTGGTATCggctataggcaagtccttcaatggagtggtgaaaatgggggccatggtagaagaagggctcaagtcaaacaaaatcatgagctacttaACTATTAAAGCAACCACCGAGGCCATCCAAAACGGTACCGGGGGagtgattggaaagaagaagaaagaggatgtcgtAACGATTGATTCAGAAGCTTAG